The following are encoded in a window of Oncorhynchus mykiss isolate Arlee chromosome 11, USDA_OmykA_1.1, whole genome shotgun sequence genomic DNA:
- the LOC110536549 gene encoding V-type proton ATPase 116 kDa subunit a-like, whose translation MYPCPNNAYARKEMRTNANTRIEDLRLVLKRTEEFRETTLTAAAANLQEWTSKVKKMKAIYYTLNLCNIDITQKLIVAEIWCPVSDLNSVHTALIHGSEQSGSSLSPVVNRIQTQQTPPTFNRVNSFTTGFQSIIDAYGVGNYQEINPAPYTMVTFPFLFAVMFGDCGHGLVMTLLALWLILHQEHFRKLKNELIDMLVDGRYIIFLMGLFSIYTGLIYNDCFSKSFNVFGSSWSVRPMFHPHGPWTNDTLHDSGHLHLDPLVSGVYSGNPYPFGVDPIWNIASNKLSFLNSYKMKMSVIMGVAHMLFGVTLSLVNYIFFRNLKDVALQFIPEVIFMLSLFGYLIFLILYKWCVVMKSESAPSILLLFINMMLFDYSSEGTVLYRTQKPVQIFLVVVAVLMVPWLLFAKPLLLYRKHKQLKLKPSTNKLPMQVFGISNQEASDNRKEKVSMADIFVYQGIHTIEYCLGCISNTASYLRLWALSLAHAGYSTNRLPAVTCYVQINSTVFYVPVLVVCVELSEVLWKMVLQVALRVTSGMGSVLLAVTFAAFAVLTVTILLVMEGLSAFLHALRLHWVEFQNKFYKGSGYKFTPLSFDRMRDMQ comes from the exons GTCctgaagaggacagaggagtTCCGTGAGACTACCCTGACTGCAGCAGCAGCCAACCTCCAGGAGTGGACCTCTAAAGTAAAGAAGATGAAGGCCATCTATTACACATTGAACCTGTGTAACATAGACATCACACAGAAGCTGATTGTTGCTGAGATTTGGTGTCCAGTGTCTGACTTAAACTCTGTGCACACTGCACTGATACATGGATCA GAGCAGAGCGGCTCCAGTCTTAGCCCCGTCGTGAACAGAATCCAAACCCAACAGACACCTCCAACATTCAACAGGGTTAACTCCTTTACCACAGGTTTCCAGAGCATTATTGATGCCTATGGGGTcggcaactatcaggaaataaacCCAG CTCCATACACCATGGTGACCTTCCCCTTCCTGTTTGCGGTCATGTTTGGAGACTGTGGTCACGGTCTCGTCATGACTCTGCTCGCCTTATGGTTGATCCTACACCAAGAACACTTCAGAAAGCTGAAGAACGAG CTGATTGACATGCTGGTGGATGGACGCTACATTATATTCCTGATGGGCCTCTTCTCCATATACACTGGCCTCATCTACAACGACTGCTTCTCCAAGTCCTTCAACGTCTTTGGATCCTCGTGGAGCGTCCGACCCATGTTCCATCCACACGGACCGTGGAC taATGACACGTTGCATGACTCTGGCCATCTTCATCTGGACCCCCTGGTGTCTGGAGTCTACTCTGGCAATCCCTACCCATTTGGTGTTGACCCG ATTTGGAATATTGCATCGAATAAGCTGTCGTTCCTGAACTCTTACAAGATGAAGATGTCTGTAATCATGGGAGTGGCCCACATGCTCTTTGGAGTCACTCTGAGTCTGGTGAACTACAT ATTCTTCAGAAACTTAAAGGATGTTGCGTTGCAGTTCATTCCAGAGGTGATTTTCATGCTGTCTCTGTTTGGATACCTGATCTTCCTCATCCTCTACAAGTGGTGTGTAGTGATGAAGTCTGAATCTGCTCCTAGCATCCTGCTCCTCTTCATCAACATGATGCTCTTTGACTACAGCTCTGAGGGTACTGTGCTTTACAGAACACAG AAACCTGTGCAAATATTTCTGGTGGTTGTTGCTGTGCTTATGGTTCCTTGGCTACTGTTTGCCAAGCCCCTGCTCTTGTATAGAAAACACAAGCAATTAAAGCTG AAGCCCTCAACAAACAAGCTTCCCATGCAGGTTTTTGGGATCTCCAACCAAGAGGCTTCAGATAACAGGAAAGAGAAG GTCAGTATGGCTGACATTTTCGTGTACCAGGGCATCCACACCATCGAGTACTGCCTTGGATGCATCTCCAACACAGCCTCCTACCTCCGCCTGTGGGCTCTCAGTCTAGCTCATGCTG GCTATTCAACTAATCG gctacctgccgtcacCTGTTATGTTCAAATTAATTCAACTGTATTCTATGTGCCTGTGCTTGTTGTCTGTGTAGAGCTGTCTGAGGTGCTGTGGAAGATGGTTCTGCAGGTGGCTCTGAGGGTCACCTCGGGGATGGGTTCTGTTCTGCTGGCAGTGACCTTTGCTGCCTTTGCTGTCCTCACAGTCACCATTCTCCTGGTCATGGAGGGTCTCTCTGCCTTCCTCCACGCCCTACGGCTGCACTG GGTTGAATTCCAAAACAAGTTCTACAAAGGATCTGGGTACAAGTTCACACCTCTTTCCTTCGACAGGATGAGAGACATGCAGTGA